The nucleotide window AATTCAACGACGTTTTCCTCTGTTACTTCCTCAGAGTTGATCCACTTGATTTCAATATCACTGTCAAATGCATATCCTGCATGCTTCAATGATTCAACTACTGAAATGTAAGCGTCTTGAAGTTCAACATATTTACCGACGAGGGCAATTCTCGTTTTGCCGGTAAGATGCGTCACTTTCTCGACGAGTGCATTCCACTCAGTCATGTCTGCTTCAGCGCAGTCCAATTTGAAGTGCTCGCATACAAGCTGGTCCATCTTCTGCTCTTGAAGAGCCAGAGGGATTGAATAAAGAGTTTCCGCATCTGTCGCCTCAATTACCGCTTCCTTGTCGATATCACAGAACAGGGCAATCTTGTCCTTCATGTCCTGTGAAATCGGCATTTCGGTACGAAGAACGATAATATTTGGCTGGATTCCCAGGCTGCGCAATTCTTTTACGCTATGCTGGGTTGGCTTTGTTTTCATTTCACCGGCTGCCTTGATGTAAGGAACCAGTGTACAGTGGATGTACATCACATTGTCACGGCCAGCATCATTCTTGATCTGGCGGATTGCTTCAAGGAACGGCAGTGATTCGATATCCCCTACTGTGCCGCCGATTTCAGTGATGACAACATCTGCGCCAGTCTCTTTGCCGGCACGGAAAACCTTTTCCTTGATTTCATTCGTGATGTGCGGGATAACCTGCACAGTTCCTCCGAGGTAGTCACCGCGGCGCTCTTTTTTCAGAACCGTCGAGTAGATTTTTCCTGTTGTCACGTTTGAGTATTTGTTCAGGTTGATATCGATGAAGCGCTCGTAGTGGCCCAAGTCCAGGTCCGTTTCGGCGCCATCGTCCGTCACGAATACTTCACCGTGCTGGTAAGGACTCATTGTCCCAGGGTCTACGTTGATGTATGGATCGAACTTCTGGATTGTCACGTTCAAGCCCCTGTTTTTCAGCAATCTTCCAAGGGATGCAGCCGTGATTCCCTTACCTAAGGACGAAACTACTCCGCCCGTAACAAAAATATACTTTGCCATTGTGTAATCCCCCTCATCAAACAGTTTGTACAATATGCACCTGTTTAATTGATTTATTAATTAAATTTTTAACCTTTTCATTTCGCCTGCTTCTGTTTTTGCAAGCGGATGTACAGGGGGTTATTTTTAGCCTGTAAAAATAAAAAAAACGCCCCGCATACAGAGTATGGGGAGCGTTTAGTGGCTGTTTTACTTAATCGTCCTTTTTTAAGGAGCCCAAAAAGTATTCTACATTCGGTAAATATAAAAGTCAAGTTGTTAATTATAGTTCTTCGTCTTCATCTTCGACATCTTCATCTTCGAGCGGCAGGTCTTCGTCTTCATCCTCCAGCAGCTCATCCTCATCGTCTTCGAAGTCATCGGAATCTTCCAGGTCCTCATCGAAGTCCTCATCATCGTCGTCATCGTCGTCGAGAGCATCATCGTCGTCTTCTTCATCGAATTCGTCGACATCATCGTAGTCCAGATCGTCCTCATCGATTTCATCGAATTCGTCAAGATCTAGATCGTCCTCATCAACAGCCTTCTTAGCCTTCTTCTTTTTCGGCTTGACTGTGGTGACATTATCTTCTTCGATCTGGTCGACTGGGTACCAGACGCGAAGACCCCAGCGTCCTTCACCCTGGGACATGAAACGTCCATCTATATTTATATCTGTATAGAATTGAACCATTCTTTCAGCAGCATCGGCCTCGTCCAATTTAAGGACGCTCTTGATTTCAGCCATCAGCTCCTGAAACGTGATCGCTTGCTTCTTTTCTTTTAAAATTTCAAATCCTACTTCAATCAATGACATTTCTTGAAGCTCTTCTTTTGAGTATTGGCTTAAACTCAATTTTCGCACTTCCTTTCTCTATTCCAGGCCTTTACCCGGCCATTCGTCCGAAAACAAGGAAAATATCCCAGAATGCATATTCTACATTATAAACAAATTTTAGACCTTTATGCCAGTTTTATCTGCCGTTTTCCCGGCTTTTTTCGCTTTCCATTTCCACTTTCCCTCTGCCAGCCTTCCTCCTTTTCTTCAGCTGGCCATATGCCAGTAAAAAAAAGGCGATCGATAAAATGAAAAATGGGATTGCGCCAAGCTGACGCTGATAAAGATAATACATGGCAGCAGCAGCCACAAAAGCCCCTGCCGTGAACAAAACCGATTTCACAAAATTCACATCCTGAAGTAGGTCGTATGTATGAACCGATAACTAGATTATATAAGATTATCCGCCAAATGATAGGTAAAATTTGAAAAATCTTATATTGGTTTCTAGTTTACGAAACGAGCACCATAAAATGCAAGATGGCTCATAGATTTCCTATAAGCCATCCCATTCAGGCAGATTGCAAAAGTCTTTTTTTTGCACGCCCTACATTTTTACACCATAATGCTTGTTTTGAAACTAACCTTTACATATTCCTGCGGAACTGGCCGCCTACTTCGTAAAGCGCCCTTGTGATCTGTCCCAGGCTTGCGTATTTAACAGTTTCCATCAGTGCGGCGAAAATATTGCCGCCATTGACTGCTGTTTCCTTCAGCCGGTCAAGCGCTGTTTCGGACTGGTCTTGATTCTGGTCCTTGAATGCTTCTAGGTTGCGGATCTGTGTTTCTTTTTCTTCTTTCGTCGCACGGGCAAGCTCCATCTTGTCGATCTCTTCCTCTGATGGAGGATTTGGATTCAAGTACGTGTTCACACCGATGATCGGCAGCTCCCCGGAATGCTTCTTCATTTCATAGTACATGGATTCATCCTGGATTTTACCGCGCTGATACTGAGTTTCCATTGCACCAAGCACGCCTCCGCGGTCATTGATCCGTTCGAATTCCTGAAGGACTGCTTCCTCAACCAAATCAGTCAGCTCTTCAATGATGAACGCACCCTGGAGCGGATTTTCGTTCTTCGTCAATCCGTGCTCCTTCGTGATGATCATCTGGATCGCCATCGCACGTCTGACTGATTCCTCAGTCGGCGTGGTGATTGCTTCGTCGTAGGCATTCGTATGAAGCGAGTTGCAGTTATCATGAAGTGCCATCAACGCCTGAAGCGTCGTCCGGATATCGTTGAAGTCGATTTCCTGGGCATGAAGCGAGCGGCCTGATGTCTGGATATGATACTTCAGTTTCTGGCTGCGTTCATTCGCTCCGTACTTATTTTTCATGACCGTCGCCCAGATTCTGCGGGCAACGCGGCCAATCACGGAATACTCAGGATCAAGGCCATTCGAGAAGAAAAAGCTCAGGTTTGGCGCAAAGTCATCGATCTTCATTCCTCTGCTCAAATAGTATTCAACATACGTGAAGCCATTTGACAGTGTGAACGCCAGCTGGGAAATCGGGTTCGCCCCTGCTTCGGCAATATGGTAACCGGAAATCGAAACAGAATAGTAGTTCCGGACTTTTTCATCAATAAAATACTGCTGGATATCGCCCATCATACGTAGTGCGAATTCAGTAGAGAAGATACAAGTATTCTGTCCCTGGTCTTCTTTTAAAATATCGGCCTGTACTGTACCACGGACCGTTTGAAGTGTCATTTCCCTGACCTGGGCAAACTCTTCGTCATTCAGCTTGCGGCCAAGCCCGGCTTCCTTCTTTTCCACCTGCTGTTCAATCGCTGTGTTCATGAACATCGCCAGGATGATCGGTGCCGGTCCGTTGATTGTCATCGACACGGATGTTGATGGATGGCAAAGGTCAAATCCTGCATACAGCTTTTTCATATCATCAAGCGAACAAACACTGACGCCGCTCTCGCCGACCTTACCGTAAATATCGGGACGATAATCCGGGTCTTCCCCGTAAAGTGTGACGGAATCGAATGCAGTGCTTAGGCGTTTTGCTGTGTCATCCTTTGAAAGGTAATGGAAACGGCGGTTTGTCCGCTCCGGCGTTCCTTCACCAGCAAACTGGCGTTTCGGATCCTCACCTTCACGCTTGAACGGGAATACGCCCGCTGTGTACGGGAAGCTGCCAGGCACGTTCTCAAGATAAACCCAGCGCAGGATTTCGCCGTAATCCTTGTATTTTGGCAGTGCAACCTTAGGGATGCTCAACCCGGAAAGACTTTTTGTCTTCAATTCCGTTACGATTTCCTTGTCACGGATTTTCGTGATGAACTGGTCACCGCTGTATTTTTCCTTCAGAGATTCCCAGTTTTCAAGGATGTTTCTTGACTCTGGTGTCAGTTTCTTCTCTGTTTCTTCCCTTAACGCTTGCAGAGAAGAAAGAACTTCGCTGTTTGTTTCTTTTTCTTTTACCGCTTCGATTGCCCCTTCAAGCTGGAACAGTCTGCGGGCAAGGTCGGCCTGCTCAGCTGCGTGTTTATGGTAGCTCCGTACCGTTTCGGAAATTTCCCTTAGGTAATAGCGGCGGTCATTCGGGATGATGACATTTTGTTTTTCCACTACTGCATTGGTAGAAAATGATGTCGTCCAATCTGTGCCTGCTTTTTCATTGATTTTATTGACCAGCGCAGCAAACAGCGCGTTCGTGCCAGGGTCGTTGAACTGGCTGGCGATTGTGCCGTAGACAGGCATTTCATCAAGCTCTTTGTCAAAAAACATATGGCTGCGCTGATACTGCTTCTGCACCTGGCGCTTTGCATCCTCTGAGCCTTTGCGCTCGAATTTATTGATAACAATCAAGTCGGCATAATCGATCATGTCGATTTTCTCAAGCTGTGACGGCGCACCGAATTCGCTCGTCATCACATACATGGAAACATCACAGACATCCGTGATTCCTGCATCGCCCTGGCCAATGCCGCTCGTTTCGACGATAACCAGGTCAAACCCTGCTGCTTTTACAACATCGATGGCATCCTTGATCGCAAGGGACAACTCAGACTTTGACTTTCTCGTCGCCAGGCTGCGCATGTAAACGCGTGGAGAGAAAATCGCGTTCATGCGGATCCGGTCTCCCAGAAGTGCTCCGCCTGTTTTCTGCTTTGTAGGGTCGACTGATAAAATCGCTACGCGTTTTTCAGGAATTTCATTGATGAAGCGCCTGATCAACTCGTCCGTCAATGAACTTTTACCTGCACCGCCCGTACCCGTAATTCCTACAACCGGCACCGCCTTTGTCATCGTCTTGACTTTTTCCATCAAGCTTTCGACAGCGGCGGCTGTTTCTTTTTCCGAACCAACATGCTGCTCGGCAAGCGTGATCAGCTTTGCGACAGCATTTGGGTCTCCATCTTCAAGTTTTTCGATTTCCTCGACGCCTTCAGCAGTCACAGTCGGGAAATCACACTCCTTGATCATTTGCTCGATCATGCCATTAAGGCCATATTTCCTGCCGTCTTCTGGCGAGAAAATACGGGCGATTCCGTATTCATGAAGCTCTTTTATTTCCCGAGGAATGATGACACCGCCGCCACCGCCGTAAATGCGGATATGGGAAGCGCCTTTTTCCTTCAAAAGATCGTACATATACTTAAAGTATTCAACGTGCCCGCCCTGATAGGAAGAAATCGCAATCCCCTGTGCATCCTCCTGGATTGCGGCATTGACGACCTCTTCGACGGAGCGGTTGTGGCCAAGGTGAATAACCTCGCCACCCAATGACTGGATGATCCTGCGCATGATATTGATTGAGGCATCATGGCCGTCAAACAAGCTTGAAGCTGTCACAAAGCGAATATGGTTCTTTGGCTTATACATTTCCGGCATACTCATTTTGTTCCCCCTGTTCCTAATTTCATTTCCGATCCCTTAATCCCCTTGAAAAGCAAATCTGTCTGCAGTTCTGTGTACTCCTCGAGAGTGTACAGTTTTTGCAGTGCCCAGCGGCGGAATCCCCACATCTGCCCCTGGACAAAAATATCATGGGCAATGATTTTGACATGTTTTTCATCCAGGTCAAGCTCGCCATTTTCGACGCAGCGCTGGATTACATCCTCAAACATCCCTACCATCTCGATTTCTTTTTTCAGCACATATGGAAGGGCATCCTTCGTCAGCGATTTGACCTCCTGGTACATGACGAGCACTTCGTCCTGCAGGTCATCCATGACCTTGAAGTAATTGGCGATGCCAACCTTCAGGCTCTCAAGCGTCCCCTGGTTCGTGTCGAGGTTTTCCTGAAGGCGGTCGCGGACTTCGTCATAAATGCTGTCGCAGACTAGGTAAAGCACATCTTCCTTCGTGCGGATATATTCATAAAGGGTACCGATGCTAAAGCCTGAAGCCCGGGCAATCTCTCTGGTCGTCGTGCGGTGGAAGCCCTTTTGCTTGAAAAGGGTTACGGCCCCTTTGATCATCTGGTCGCGCCTCTTTTTCACAAGTCGCTCATCTTTTACCGACGCCTGCACTTCTCGCTTTTTCATCTCTTCTGCCCCGCCTTGTTATTTCGTCAGCATCCTTGAGATGACTAGACGCTGGATTTCCTGTGTACCTTCATAGATCTGCGTGATTTTTGCGTCACGCATGAAGCGTTCAACCGGATAGTCCTTCGTGTAGCCGTAGCCGCCGAATACCTGTACTGCTTCAGTTGTCACCTTCATTGCTGTGTCGCCGGCAAATAGTTTGGACATTGCTGATTCCTTGCCGTATGGAAGGCCTTCAGACTCTAGCCATGCAGCCTGATAAGTTAATAGTCTTGAAGCTTCTACTGAAGTTGCCATGTCAGCAAGCTTGAAGCCGATTCCCTGGTTCGCCGCGATTGGCTTGCCGAATTGCTGGCGCTCTTTCGCGTAATCGACCGCTGCATCTAGAGCACCCTGTGCAATTCCGACTGCCTGTGCAGCGATTCCGTTACGTCCGCCATCAAGTGTCATCATCGCAATTTTGAAACCTTCGCCAACTTCACCAAGGATATTTTCCTTTGGCACGCGGCAGTCTTCAAAGATGATTTCAGTTGTCGGAGATGAACGGATGCCCAGCTTCTTTTCCTTCTTGCCGACAGAGAATCCAGTGAAGCTGCTTTCGACGATGAACGCAGTCGTTCCTTTGTGCTTGCTTGACGGATCAGTCAATGCGAACACAACATAAATATCAGCCACACCACCGTTTGTGATGAAGATTTTCGAACCATTTAATACATAATGGTCTCCATCTTCTTTTGCAGTCGTCCTCATTGCACCTGCATCAGAACCGCTTCCTGGCTCAGTCAAACCGTAAGCTCCAATGCTCTTTCCTTCAGCCATTGGACGCAAATATTTTTGCTTCTGCTCTTCGTTTCCGAACTTGAAGATCGGCCAGCCAGCAAGTGAAGTATGTGCGGAAAGCATGACACCAGTCGATGCGCAAACACGTGATAATTCTTCCACTGCAATGCAGTAAGCCAGATAGTCGCTGCCGATGCCGCCGTACTCTTCAGGCCAAGGAATACCAGTCAGTCCAAGCTCCGCCATCTTGTCAAAAATCTCACGGTCAAAGCGTTCCTCTTCATCACGCTCAGCAGCCGTAGGAGCCACTTCATTCCTCGCAAAATCACGGACCATTTTCCGGATCATTTCATGTTCTTCGGATAATCGAAAATTCATTATTGTTTCCTCCGTTACTGTTTGATTTATATTTGCCAATTGGTTAGGTTACCTTTTCAGCCGCTTCGTTGTGTTCAATCGTTAATTGACTTCATTTTCGCAGTCGACCCTGGATTATTCCGGACTTTTTTGACAGCTTTTCTGTCTTCACTGCCTTAGCTGTCAGAATAACGAGGGTTTCTTGACAGCTTTTCGTCTTACACTGCCCATCCTGTCAGAATAACCTGCTTTTCTTGACAGCTTTTTAGCTTCAGCAGCCTAACCTGTCAGAATAACGAGGGTTTCTTGACAGCTTTTCTGCTTCCACTGCCCAACCTGTCAGAATAACCTGCTTTTCTTGACAGCTTTTTAGCTTCAGCAGCCTAACCTGTCAGAATAACGAGGGTTTCTTGACAGCTTTTCTGCTTCCACTGCCCAACCTGTCAGAATAACCTGCTTTTCTTGACAGCTTTTCGTCCTTCACTGTCTAACCTGTCAGAATAAACAGCTTTTCTTGACAGCTTTTCGTCCTTCACTGCCTAACCTGTCAGAATAACCTGCTTTTCTTGACAGCTTTTCGTCCTTCACTGCCTAACCTGTCAGAATAACCTGCTTTTCTTGACAGCTTTTTAGCTTCAGCAGCCTAACCTGTCAGAATAACGAGGGTTTCTTGACAGCTTTTCTGCTTCCACTGCCCTACCTGTCAGAATAAACAGCTTTTCTTGACAGCTTTTCGTCCTTCACTGCCTTAGCTGTCAGAATAACCTGCTTTTCTTGACAGCTTTTTAGCTTCAGCAGCCTAACCTGTCAGAATAACGAGGGTTTCTTGACAGCTTTTCTGCTTCCACTGCCCAACCTGTCAGAATAACCTGCTTTTCTTGACAACTTTTCTGCTTTCACTGCCTAACCTGTCAGAATAAACAGCTTTTCTTGACAGCTTTTCGTCCTTCACTGCCCAACCTGTCAGAATAACCTGCTTTTCTTGACAGCTTTTTAGCTTCAGCAGCCTAACCTGTCAGAATAACCTGCTTTTCTTGACAACTTTTCAGCTTTCACTGCCCTACCTGTCAGAATAAACAGCTTTTCTTGACAACTTTTCGTCTTTCACTGCCTTAGCTGTCAGAATAACCTGCTTTTCTTGACAGCTTTTCTGCTTCAGCAGCTTTACCTGTCAGAATAACAGCCTTTACTTGACAGCTTCTCTGTCTTCACTAGCCGTAGCTGTTATAACATCCCGTGTTACAACTGCTTACTTATGACAATCTTCTGGATCTCGCTCGTACCCTCGTAAATCTCGGTGACTTTGGCGTCACGGAAGTAGCGTTCGACTGGATAGTCTTTTGTATAGCCGTAGCCGCCGAATACCTGGATGGCTTCGGTTGTGACTTCGACTGCTGTTCTTGATGTGAACAACTTTGCCATAGAGGCTTCGATTCCGCACTTTTGTCCTTCAGACCGCAATTGAGCCGCTCGGTAGATTAATAGTTTTGCAGCTTCAACGGATGTTGCCATGTCTGCCAGCTTGAAGCCGACGCCTTGCTGGGCTGCGATTGGCTTGCCAAATTGGACTCTTTCTTTTGCATATGAGGACGCTGCGTCCAATGCAGCCTCTGCAATGCCAAGAGCCTGAGCCGCGATGCCGATACGGCCGGAGTCAAGGTTGCTCATCGCGATTTTGAATCCTTCGCCTTCCTGGCCAAGCAGGTTTTCTTCTGGCACCTTCATATCCTCGAATGTCAACTGGACTGTTCGGGAGCCGTACAGCCCCATTTTGTGCTCATCCTTGCCGACAATGAAGCCCGGTGTATCTTTTTCAACGATAAAGGCTGAGACGCCCTTTGTACCTGCTTCAGGATTAGTCGATGCGAAAACAATATAGACATCTGCTTCGCCGCCATTGGTGATGAACACCTTCGATCCGTTCAATACATAATGTCCGTCTTTTTTTACCGCACGGGTTTTCAGGCTGGCAGCATCGGAACCGGCACTTGGCTCAGTCAGGCAAAAGGCTCCCAGGTATTCCCCTGAAGCTAGCTTAGGTACGTATTTTTTCTTCTGCTCTTCTGTCCCGAAGTACAGGATCGGATTTGTTCCTACAGATGTATGAACGGATAGGATGACGCCAACCGTTGCGCTGACCCTGGAAATTTCATGGATAGCAATGATATAGGAAATGAAGTCCATCTCTGAACCGCCATATTCCTCAGGTACCGGAATCCCCATCAGGCCAAGTTCGCCCATCTTTTTTAAAATCTCCCTTGGGAACTCGCCTTCCTCCAATTTTTCAACGAACGGCGCAATTTCTGTCTGTGCAAAATCACGTACCATCTTGCGCATCATTTCTTGTTCTTCTGTGAATCTCAGATTCATGTTTTCACCCTCCAGGCGTCCAGACAGTGAGTATGTATGGACGCATTTGTCGCTGAATTCTTTACGCGTATGTGTAGAACCCGCGGCCGGATTTTTTGCCTAGCCAGCCAGCTTTTACATATTTCCTTAATAATGGGCACGGTCGATATTTATCGTCGCCGAAGCCTTCGTGAAGTGTTTCCATGATGTAAAGGCAAGTATCCAGACCGATGAAATCAGCAAGCGTCAACGGACCCATTGGATGGTTCATGCCGAGCTTCATGACTTCGTCGATTGCTTCCTTTGTTGCTACGCCTTCATATAATGTGTAGATGGCTTCGTTGATCATCGGCATAAGGATGCGGTTGGACACAAATCCAGGGAAATCATTCACTTCTACAGGAACCTTTTCCAAAGTCTTGGTGATATCTTCGATTGTCTGATACACTTCATCAGCTGTCGCCAGGCCGCGAATGATTTCGACCAGCTTCATGACAGGTACCGGGTTCATGAAATGCATGCCGATAACTTTTTCCGGACGCTTTGTTGCTGCAGCAATCTCGGTGATTGGTAACGATGATGTATTGGAAGCAAGGATTGTGTGTTCAGGTGCGATTTCATCAAGCTGGGCAAAAATCTTTGCCTTGATGTCCATGTTCTCCACAGCAGCTTCGATGACCAGGTCAACCTTACCGGCATCCTGAAGGTCTGTTGAGGCAGTAACCCTGCCAACAACGGCGTCCAACTGGTCTGCTGTCATTCGGCCTTTGTCTACCTGGCGGTTAAGATTCTTCTTAATTCCGGAAAGTCCGCGTTCCACAAATTCCGGCTTCAGGTCGTTCAAAAACACATCATATCCACCCTGCGCGCACACCTGGGCAATACCGGAGCCCATCTGACCTGCGCCGATTACCATAATTGTTTTCACACTCATCATTTCTCCTCCTAAAAAAGTTTGTATCAATGGAGGGCAGCTCTCGCATATGCCCTCATTCTTTTTTCGTTATTGTTTCGGAACCTCGATCATCACAGCATCACCCTGGCCGCCGCCTGAGCAGATCGCCGCAATGCCTACACCGCCGCCGCGGCGTTTCAGTTCATGCATCAATGTCAGGATGATGCGCGCCCCGCTTGCTCCGATCGGGTGTCCGAGGGCAACCGCACCGCCGTTGACATTGACTTTTTCCGGATCAAGGTTTGCGATTCGTCCGCTTGTCAATGCAACCGCTGCGAAGGCTTCATTGATTTCAAATAGGTCAATCTCTTCAAGTGATTTGCCGGTCTTTTTCAATAACTCGTTAATGACGATTCCCGGTGTTTTTGGGAAGT belongs to Mesobacillus sp. AQ2 and includes:
- a CDS encoding CTP synthase, with the protein product MAKYIFVTGGVVSSLGKGITAASLGRLLKNRGLNVTIQKFDPYINVDPGTMSPYQHGEVFVTDDGAETDLDLGHYERFIDINLNKYSNVTTGKIYSTVLKKERRGDYLGGTVQVIPHITNEIKEKVFRAGKETGADVVITEIGGTVGDIESLPFLEAIRQIKNDAGRDNVMYIHCTLVPYIKAAGEMKTKPTQHSVKELRSLGIQPNIIVLRTEMPISQDMKDKIALFCDIDKEAVIEATDAETLYSIPLALQEQKMDQLVCEHFKLDCAEADMTEWNALVEKVTHLTGKTRIALVGKYVELQDAYISVVESLKHAGYAFDSDIEIKWINSEEVTEENVVELLNDADGILVPGGFGDRGIEGKILATKYARENKVPFFGICLGMQLASVEFARHVLGLKDAHSAEIMPSTSNPIIDLLPEQKDIEDLGGTLRLGLYPCKLAEDTKAFAAYGDDLVYERHRHRYEFNNEYRQAMENEGFIFSGTSPDGRLVEIIELKDHPWFLASQFHPEFTSRPTRPQPLFRDFIEASIKTNK
- a CDS encoding acyl-CoA dehydrogenase, which translates into the protein MNFRLSEEHEMIRKMVRDFARNEVAPTAAERDEEERFDREIFDKMAELGLTGIPWPEEYGGIGSDYLAYCIAVEELSRVCASTGVMLSAHTSLAGWPIFKFGNEEQKQKYLRPMAEGKSIGAYGLTEPGSGSDAGAMRTTAKEDGDHYVLNGSKIFITNGGVADIYVVFALTDPSSKHKGTTAFIVESSFTGFSVGKKEKKLGIRSSPTTEIIFEDCRVPKENILGEVGEGFKIAMMTLDGGRNGIAAQAVGIAQGALDAAVDYAKERQQFGKPIAANQGIGFKLADMATSVEASRLLTYQAAWLESEGLPYGKESAMSKLFAGDTAMKVTTEAVQVFGGYGYTKDYPVERFMRDAKITQIYEGTQEIQRLVISRMLTK
- the rpoE gene encoding DNA-directed RNA polymerase subunit delta, whose protein sequence is MSLSQYSKEELQEMSLIEVGFEILKEKKQAITFQELMAEIKSVLKLDEADAAERMVQFYTDINIDGRFMSQGEGRWGLRVWYPVDQIEEDNVTTVKPKKKKAKKAVDEDDLDLDEFDEIDEDDLDYDDVDEFDEEDDDDALDDDDDDDEDFDEDLEDSDDFEDDEDELLEDEDEDLPLEDEDVEDEDEEL
- a CDS encoding acyl-CoA dehydrogenase — encoded protein: MNLRFTEEQEMMRKMVRDFAQTEIAPFVEKLEEGEFPREILKKMGELGLMGIPVPEEYGGSEMDFISYIIAIHEISRVSATVGVILSVHTSVGTNPILYFGTEEQKKKYVPKLASGEYLGAFCLTEPSAGSDAASLKTRAVKKDGHYVLNGSKVFITNGGEADVYIVFASTNPEAGTKGVSAFIVEKDTPGFIVGKDEHKMGLYGSRTVQLTFEDMKVPEENLLGQEGEGFKIAMSNLDSGRIGIAAQALGIAEAALDAASSYAKERVQFGKPIAAQQGVGFKLADMATSVEAAKLLIYRAAQLRSEGQKCGIEASMAKLFTSRTAVEVTTEAIQVFGGYGYTKDYPVERYFRDAKVTEIYEGTSEIQKIVISKQL
- a CDS encoding TetR/AcrR family transcriptional regulator: MKKREVQASVKDERLVKKRRDQMIKGAVTLFKQKGFHRTTTREIARASGFSIGTLYEYIRTKEDVLYLVCDSIYDEVRDRLQENLDTNQGTLESLKVGIANYFKVMDDLQDEVLVMYQEVKSLTKDALPYVLKKEIEMVGMFEDVIQRCVENGELDLDEKHVKIIAHDIFVQGQMWGFRRWALQKLYTLEEYTELQTDLLFKGIKGSEMKLGTGGTK
- a CDS encoding 3-hydroxybutyryl-CoA dehydrogenase; the encoded protein is MSVKTIMVIGAGQMGSGIAQVCAQGGYDVFLNDLKPEFVERGLSGIKKNLNRQVDKGRMTADQLDAVVGRVTASTDLQDAGKVDLVIEAAVENMDIKAKIFAQLDEIAPEHTILASNTSSLPITEIAAATKRPEKVIGMHFMNPVPVMKLVEIIRGLATADEVYQTIEDITKTLEKVPVEVNDFPGFVSNRILMPMINEAIYTLYEGVATKEAIDEVMKLGMNHPMGPLTLADFIGLDTCLYIMETLHEGFGDDKYRPCPLLRKYVKAGWLGKKSGRGFYTYA
- the icmF gene encoding fused isobutyryl-CoA mutase/GTPase IcmF; amino-acid sequence: MPEMYKPKNHIRFVTASSLFDGHDASINIMRRIIQSLGGEVIHLGHNRSVEEVVNAAIQEDAQGIAISSYQGGHVEYFKYMYDLLKEKGASHIRIYGGGGGVIIPREIKELHEYGIARIFSPEDGRKYGLNGMIEQMIKECDFPTVTAEGVEEIEKLEDGDPNAVAKLITLAEQHVGSEKETAAAVESLMEKVKTMTKAVPVVGITGTGGAGKSSLTDELIRRFINEIPEKRVAILSVDPTKQKTGGALLGDRIRMNAIFSPRVYMRSLATRKSKSELSLAIKDAIDVVKAAGFDLVIVETSGIGQGDAGITDVCDVSMYVMTSEFGAPSQLEKIDMIDYADLIVINKFERKGSEDAKRQVQKQYQRSHMFFDKELDEMPVYGTIASQFNDPGTNALFAALVNKINEKAGTDWTTSFSTNAVVEKQNVIIPNDRRYYLREISETVRSYHKHAAEQADLARRLFQLEGAIEAVKEKETNSEVLSSLQALREETEKKLTPESRNILENWESLKEKYSGDQFITKIRDKEIVTELKTKSLSGLSIPKVALPKYKDYGEILRWVYLENVPGSFPYTAGVFPFKREGEDPKRQFAGEGTPERTNRRFHYLSKDDTAKRLSTAFDSVTLYGEDPDYRPDIYGKVGESGVSVCSLDDMKKLYAGFDLCHPSTSVSMTINGPAPIILAMFMNTAIEQQVEKKEAGLGRKLNDEEFAQVREMTLQTVRGTVQADILKEDQGQNTCIFSTEFALRMMGDIQQYFIDEKVRNYYSVSISGYHIAEAGANPISQLAFTLSNGFTYVEYYLSRGMKIDDFAPNLSFFFSNGLDPEYSVIGRVARRIWATVMKNKYGANERSQKLKYHIQTSGRSLHAQEIDFNDIRTTLQALMALHDNCNSLHTNAYDEAITTPTEESVRRAMAIQMIITKEHGLTKNENPLQGAFIIEELTDLVEEAVLQEFERINDRGGVLGAMETQYQRGKIQDESMYYEMKKHSGELPIIGVNTYLNPNPPSEEEIDKMELARATKEEKETQIRNLEAFKDQNQDQSETALDRLKETAVNGGNIFAALMETVKYASLGQITRALYEVGGQFRRNM